One Epinephelus fuscoguttatus linkage group LG10, E.fuscoguttatus.final_Chr_v1 genomic window carries:
- the plin3 gene encoding mannose-6-phosphate receptor binding protein 1, with amino-acid sequence MADSRKTNETGAAAAEPANGDQQNVVSRVSNLPLVSSACEAVSSAYSSTKDSVPLLKGVMDAAESGVRTLGAAATTGSKPLLDIIEPQLATVNEYALKGLGKVEEKLPILHQPADKVVSDTVGMVYQSVAGAKDAVLGAVMGGVEMTRAAVSGGIMTAMGTRMGQMVSSGMGLALSRSEDWVDQNLPLTERELAAVAEPVTSEVTTPPTSPGYFVRLGKLSAKVQERALEQSLGRARRARDATYATVAQMTSTLDLLESARTSLGTASNQIGGASEQLMQRWTEWKQKQAEARQTESEPDGTSDEAEQLEWRVLSMVHGLSAQLRSACSNVVSSAQGLPGAVQDQLTSARRSAEELHSSLGNTSTITPLLLERSRHHLTQVQQSLDGVMEYLLNNTPLNWLVGPFAPQITEKAEDDVAMEQSGPHK; translated from the exons ATGGCAGACAGCAGGAAGACTAATGAGactggagctgcagcagcagaaccaGCTAATGGAGACCAGCAG AATGTTGTTTCCCGAGTGAGCAATTTGCCTCTGGTCAGTTCAGCTTGCGAGGCGGTTTCCAGCGCCTACAGCAGCACCAAAGACAGCGTGCCCTTGCTGAAGGGAGTGATGGATGCAGCAGAGAGTGGGGTCCGAACCCTGGGAGCAGCTGCCACCACGGGGTCCAAGCCTCTGCTGGACATTATAGAACCACAGC TTGCCACAGTGAATGAGTACGCCTTGAAAGGACTGGGTAAAGTGGAAGAGAAACTGCCTATTCTTCATCAACCAGCAGACAAG GTGGTGTCAGACACAGTAGGTATGGTGTACCAGTCGGTGGCAGGGGCCAAGGATGCTGTGCTTGGGGCTGTGATGGGCGGTGTTGAGATGACCCGGGCAGCAGTCAGTGGAGGTATCATGACCGCCATGGGGACCAGGATGGGCCAGATGGTCAGCAGTGGGATGGGCCTGGCCCTGAGCCGATCCGAGGACTGGGTTGACCAGAACCTACCACTCACTGAGAGGGAGCTGG CTGCTGTCGCTGAACCTGTCACCAGTGAGGTGACCACCCCGCCGACCAGCCCCGGCTACTTTGTCCGCTTGGGGAAACTCTCCGCCAAAGTACAGGAGCGAGCCCTAGAGCAGTCCCTGGGCCGTGCACGGCGTGCCAGGGATGCCACCTATGCTACAGTGGCTCAGATGACCAGTACTCTGGACCTGCTAGAGAGTGCCCGTACCAGCCTGGGTACCGCCAGTAACCAGATTGGAGGAGCCTCAGAGCAGCTGATGCAACGCTGGACAGAGTGGAAACAGAAGCAGGCTGAAGCTAGACAGACTGAGTCAGAGCCAGATGGGACCAGCGATGAGGCTGAG CAGCTGGAATGGCGGGTCCTCTCCATGGTGCATGGTCTGAGCGCCCAGCTGAGATCAGCATGCTCCAATGTGGTGTCAAGTGCCCAGGGTCTGCCAGGTGCAGTCCAGGACCAGCTTACCAGCGCAAGGCGATCAGCTGAAGAACTGCATTCCTCTCTGGGGAACACCAGCACCATCACACCCCTCCTTCTGGAGCGGAGCCGCCACCACCTGACCCAA GTTCAACAGTCTCTGGATGGTGTCATGGAATATCTGCTAAACAACACACCACTCAACTGGCTGGTGGGACCTTTCGCCCCTCAGATCACTGAGAAGGCAGAGGATGATGTGGCGATGGAGCAGAGCGGACCACACAAATAG
- the zgc:77486 gene encoding AN1-type zinc finger protein 5, protein MAQETNQTQVPMLCTMGCGFYGNPRTNGMCSVCYKEHLQRQQGGGRSSPPGEKAATSPAGSPGSAGVTVESATSEPSTEVAGTPPEEQTTSPSSPSPVTQQMTAMSISQDSGAVDSDRAEAEEGEEEGTSNSSEPVEEAAQALSDSDQTPDKNKKKNRCFSCRKKVGLTGFDCRCGNLFCAIHRYSDKHDCPYDYRSAAAARIRKENPIVVAEKIQKL, encoded by the exons ATGGCTCAGGAGACCAATCAGACGCAGGTGCCAATGCTTTGCACTATGGGATGCGGTTTCTATGGTAACCCCCGCACCAACGGCATGTGCTCGGTCTGCTACAAGGAACACCTGCAGAGACAACAGGGAGGGGGGCGATCCAGCCCCCCGGGAGAGAAAG CTGCTACATCACCAGCAGGATCGCCGGGGTCCGCTGGCGTGACCGTGGAAAGTGCGACCTCAGAGCCCAGTACAGAGGTGGCAGGGACCCCACCTGAGGAACAAACGACCAG tccCAGCTCCCCCAGCCCAGTAACTCAACAGATGACAGCTATGAGCATCTCCCAGGATTCGGGAGCTGTAGACTCTGATCGAGCGGAGGCtgaggagggagaagaggagggtaCTTCCAACAGCTCAG AGCCAGTAGAGGAAGCAGCACAGGCTTTGTCTGATAGTGACCAAACTccagataaaaacaagaaaaagaaccGCTGCTTTTCTTGCCGGAAGAAAGTGGGCCTTACTG GTTTTGACTGTCGCTGCGGCAACCTGTTCTGTGCCATTCACCGTTACTCTGACAAACACGACTGTCCCTACGATTACCGGAGCGCAGCTGCTGCCCGCATACGCAAGGAGAACC